DNA from Longimicrobiales bacterium:
CGACAGCGGTGCGGACACAAAAGCCTCAATCCGCTTCATTCACCTGAACCGCACGAACCCCGTGGCATGGTCCGATTCACCCGAGCGCCGCGCCGTCGAGGCAGCCGGTTTCCGGGTCGCTGTCCGGCTGGAGAGAGTGGAGCTGTAGTCAGCGCGTACCGAACAGGCGGTCGCCGGCATCGCCGAGGCCGGGCAGGATGTAGCCGACGTCGTTGAGCTGGCGGTCGAGTGCTGCAGTGTAGACCTGTACATCGGGATGGTCATCGAGCATGCGCTGCACGCCCTCCGGTGCGGCCACGAGGGACATGAGACGGACACGGGCGGCGCCGTGGCGCTTCAGGGACGTGACGGCGGCGGACGCGGACCCGCCGGTGGCAAGCATAGGGTCGAGGACAAAGAAGTCGCGCGCCTCGGCGTCCGGCGGAATCTTGAAGTAATAGTCCACCGGCTGGAGCGTGTCGTGATCGCGGTAGAGACCGATGTGGCCGACACGCACGGACGGCATGAGGCGGAGCATGCCCTCGACCATGCCGAGTCCGGCGCGGAGGACGGGTACGAGCGTGAGTTTCTTGCCGCTGACCATTTGGGCCACGGTTTTCTCGAGCGGCGTCTCGATCTCGACATCCTCGAGCGGCAGATCCTTCGTGGCTTCATACCCCATCAGCATCGCGATCTCATCGACGAGCGCGCGGAACGTCTTCTTGGACGTGTCCCGACTCCGCAGCACCGCCAGCTTGTGTTGGACCAGCGGGTGATCGATCACCGTCAGATTCGGGAACCGGTGCATGTCGTTTCCGTGTTTTCGAGGAAGTGGCGGAAGTATAGCCGAGCCCCCGAAGCGGTCAAGTCAGGGTGCCGCGACCGCGTTGCGCTCGACCCAGGCATCGGTGCCCTCGGCAGTGCGCACGCGCAGCCATCCGCTGCGCTGCTCGACGAGGCGGGCGACGGTGCCGGCGGGCATATCACCGAGTGCCTCGTCACGCGTGGTGGGCGCCGCGTACAGGCGTGTTCCCTGGCCGAGCGGGGTCACTACAGTCGGACGCGTCGCATCGACGGCAGCAGCGACCGCAACGAGGATGATGATCGTCGCCGCGGGGACCAGCGGTCCGCGGCGAACGCGCGCTCGCACCGTCATGAAAGCGAGCGGCAGCAGCAGCAACCACCATGCCGCACTCGCGATGAGCGCCCGCTCCGAGTCGTTGAGCCAGTCCAGCGGCTGCACGCGCGCGAGTGCCCCTGCCGCATCGATCGCGCGGAGGTTGTGCCGTGCGTCCGCATCGCGTGGCGCGAGCTCCACCGTTCGCAGCCACGCCCAGGCCGCCCGGCCGGGATCACCGGCCCGATACGCGGCGAGGCCCAGGTCATACCAGCCGGAGGCGTCGTGGGGTGCGGCACGCGCGTAGTCGTGGAACGCGTTCGCAGCCTCGACAAACTCACCGAGCTCGTAGTGCTGTACACCGGATGTGAACGCGTCGCGCGGCTCGTCCTGCACTGCCATGGCTGCTGCGGGGAGCACGAGCAGCGTAACCAGCATAACCCTGCGCCCGTGCCATCCCCGGCGCGGCTCCAGCATCGCGACAAAGGCGCGCACCCGGTCGATCAGTCGTCCCGCGTCGTACGGCTCGGCGGGGGCAAAGCGCAGGCGGTTCAGCTCGCGGAGCAGGGTCTCCAGCTCGGTGGCGGCGGCCGGGCGCTTGTGCTGGCGGAGCGCGACGACGGGGTCGCCAGCAATGCCGGCGACACGCGCGACCGCATCCCTGGCGATCCACTCCAGCTCGGCCAGCAGTGCCGGCGAGGCGGGATCGGTGCGCAGGTCCTCGAGCCGCTGGATGAGATCCCGTGCGATATCGCGCGGACCCGCCGGTCGTTCTCGACGCCGGCGCATGCCGATCGCCGACACGAGCAGCAGGAGCGGCACGATCTGAATTGCGGCGAATGCGGGCGTGCGCACCCAGCCGAGCGGGGTCCCTCCGGGACGCGTGCGCAGCGGTCGCAGCGCGGTGTCGGTCGGCGCTGCGATCGCGGTCTGTGTAACGGTCACGCGCAGCGTGTCGCTGCGCAGGACGATGTACACTTCGCGCTCGGGATCGAATACGCCGTATTCGATCGGCGGAATCACGAGCGAACCCGCCTCCTGCGGCACGAGCATCCAGCGGAAACGCTTCATGCCGCCGACGCGGTCCTGATCCACATCGACGCGTGATTCCTGGTTCGGTGGAAAGATCTCGACTCCGGGCAGCTCCGGCAGCCGCGGTTCCGGCAGCGCCTTCACGTTCCCCGTTCCTGTCAGTTCCACCGTGAGCACGGTCGGGTCGCCCGCACGTATCTGTGCGGGCGCCACGGACGCCTGGAGCGACAGTGTGCCCACCGCGCCGGTGTAGGACGGCGGACGGCCCTCGGCCGGAACGGGCAGCACGACGATGGGCGCCGAGTCGGAGACCAGCTCGCGCGTCTCCGGTGCGTAAAGGAAGCCACGCCGTATCTCGTAATGCAGGCGCGCCGGCGGAAAGCGATAGGCGCCGGGTGACAATGGAAAGTATGCGCGCCGATACGTCTGCGTCTCGACCGTTCGCCCTTCCCGCGAGCGGAGCGTCACGCTGATGGGATCAGGCAGGTCCTGGATCCAGAACCCGGTGGGGGCCGGCGGATCGAACGTCGCCGGGCGCGACTGCCGTGTGCGCATCTCCTCGGCGAACGTCGCCTCGGCCCGCAGCAGAATCTGCTCGCCAACGTACACCGTATCCGCATTCAGCGTGACGTTGAGGGACGAAGAGGATTCCAGACCGCCCGTACCCGCCGCACCGCCGCTCGTGACGATCAGGTCCAGCGGATCGGTACGATACGTCACACCGGCGACACGCACGATCACAGAAGGAATGCGGTAGAGGCCGGGACTGCGCGCCACGATCACCACGTCGCGCCGCGTTGCACGTGTGCGACCGCCCGGGATGGTGATCTGTTGCTGCGTGTAGTCGCTCGTGCCGAGAATCTCGAGGTCCCGCGAAAGCGTGGGCAGGCGAATCTCCTGCGGCGCGGGTCCGCGCGTCTCCACGGTTACCTGGAGGGTCGTGGTGCTGCCGACGTTGATGCGCCCCGCGCTCAACGACGCGGTCACCCGCACCGGGTCCTGCGCGCACATCAGCGACGCGCACAGCAGTGCCAGCAGCATTACCAGTCCCGCAGCACCGGCACGCGACGCTGGCCGCGCCGCAGCTTCTCACGCGTCAGGTCCCGCTCGTCCTGCTCGATCGCACTGAGGATCCGATCGGCCTGCTCCTGGCTCATCGGCTGATCTTCCATCTCCGTGCCGCTCTCCTCGCCTTCACCAGCCGGTGACTCCGAGTCGCTCGAGCCGCTACCGCCACCCGACTGCTCCTGCTCCTGTTCACTATCGCCCGACTCGTCCTGCTCCTGGTCCTGCTGCTGCGGCATGCTCTGCTGCTGCTGCTCGTTCTCCTCCCGCTCGCGCAGGGCCATCTCCAGATTCCACTTCGCATCGACATCCGCCGGGTCGATGCGGAGCGTCCTCTTGTACGCCTCGATCGCTGCGTCCAGCAGAGTCCCCTGCTGTCGCAGGTCGCTGCGCGCACGCGCATCCTGCAGGAAGCGGTTGCCCAGATTGTAGAACGCGCGTTCGCGCAGTTCCGGATCCACGCCCTCGAGCGCGCGCTGGAAGTGCGTGTCCGCCTCGTCGTAGCGGCCGAGTGCCAGCAGGGCCGTGCCAAGGTTGTAGTAGACCTGGGGCGATG
Protein-coding regions in this window:
- a CDS encoding BatD family protein, producing MLLALLCASLMCAQDPVRVTASLSAGRINVGSTTTLQVTVETRGPAPQEIRLPTLSRDLEILGTSDYTQQQITIPGGRTRATRRDVVIVARSPGLYRIPSVIVRVAGVTYRTDPLDLIVTSGGAAGTGGLESSSSLNVTLNADTVYVGEQILLRAEATFAEEMRTRQSRPATFDPPAPTGFWIQDLPDPISVTLRSREGRTVETQTYRRAYFPLSPGAYRFPPARLHYEIRRGFLYAPETRELVSDSAPIVVLPVPAEGRPPSYTGAVGTLSLQASVAPAQIRAGDPTVLTVELTGTGNVKALPEPRLPELPGVEIFPPNQESRVDVDQDRVGGMKRFRWMLVPQEAGSLVIPPIEYGVFDPEREVYIVLRSDTLRVTVTQTAIAAPTDTALRPLRTRPGGTPLGWVRTPAFAAIQIVPLLLLVSAIGMRRRRERPAGPRDIARDLIQRLEDLRTDPASPALLAELEWIARDAVARVAGIAGDPVVALRQHKRPAAATELETLLRELNRLRFAPAEPYDAGRLIDRVRAFVAMLEPRRGWHGRRVMLVTLLVLPAAAMAVQDEPRDAFTSGVQHYELGEFVEAANAFHDYARAAPHDASGWYDLGLAAYRAGDPGRAAWAWLRTVELAPRDADARHNLRAIDAAGALARVQPLDWLNDSERALIASAAWWLLLLPLAFMTVRARVRRGPLVPAATIIILVAVAAAVDATRPTVVTPLGQGTRLYAAPTTRDEALGDMPAGTVARLVEQRSGWLRVRTAEGTDAWVERNAVAAP
- the upp gene encoding uracil phosphoribosyltransferase, with protein sequence MHRFPNLTVIDHPLVQHKLAVLRSRDTSKKTFRALVDEIAMLMGYEATKDLPLEDVEIETPLEKTVAQMVSGKKLTLVPVLRAGLGMVEGMLRLMPSVRVGHIGLYRDHDTLQPVDYYFKIPPDAEARDFFVLDPMLATGGSASAAVTSLKRHGAARVRLMSLVAAPEGVQRMLDDHPDVQVYTAALDRQLNDVGYILPGLGDAGDRLFGTR